One window from the genome of Hyphomonas neptunium ATCC 15444 encodes:
- a CDS encoding type I restriction-modification system subunit M, which produces MLTGDIRIKVDQIWNAFWSGGVSNPLSVIEQITYLLFIKRLDDLHTLEENKAANLGIKMERRIFPDGKDDQGRDWSDLRWSRFKNFEARAMMDVVAERVFPFLRQMGEEGSSYGEHMRDARLGFSNAALLAKAVDLLDKIPMDDRDTKGDLYEYMLGKIASAGQNGQFRTPRHIIQLMVEMTQPTPQDVICDPAAGTCGFLVAAGEYLREKHASLFRHEKQRTHFHNGMFHGFDFDPTMLRIGSMNMVLHGVENPDVSYRDSLAQEHDADAGRYSLILANPPFAGSLDYDTTAKDLQQIVKTKKTELLFLALFLRLLKTGGRAAVIVPDGVLFGSSTAHKTLREMLVEKHKLEAVLKLPSGVFRPYAGVSTAILFFTKTGVGGTDHVWFYDLQADGQSLDDKRTELLAPEKLGATPREALVEGEHDKNNLPDALARWFARDAAERENPRTAQSFCVPKAEIAATGTYDLSLNRYKQVEHEEVEHESPAAIIADLRKLEDEISKSLTNLEAMLG; this is translated from the coding sequence ATGCTCACCGGCGACATCCGTATCAAGGTCGATCAAATCTGGAATGCCTTCTGGTCAGGGGGCGTATCGAACCCGCTCTCCGTGATCGAGCAGATCACCTATCTTCTTTTCATCAAGCGGCTAGATGATCTCCACACCCTGGAGGAAAACAAGGCGGCCAATCTCGGCATCAAGATGGAGCGCCGTATCTTCCCAGACGGGAAAGATGATCAAGGGCGTGACTGGTCAGACCTGCGCTGGTCGCGGTTCAAGAACTTTGAAGCCCGCGCCATGATGGACGTGGTGGCGGAGCGTGTCTTCCCCTTCCTGCGCCAGATGGGGGAGGAGGGCTCCAGTTACGGCGAGCACATGCGTGATGCGCGCCTTGGCTTTTCCAACGCCGCGCTGCTCGCGAAGGCCGTCGATTTGCTCGATAAAATCCCGATGGATGATCGCGACACCAAGGGGGATCTCTACGAATACATGCTCGGCAAGATCGCGAGTGCAGGGCAGAACGGCCAGTTCCGCACTCCGCGCCACATCATCCAGCTGATGGTCGAGATGACGCAGCCAACCCCGCAAGATGTGATCTGCGATCCGGCAGCGGGAACGTGCGGCTTCCTTGTCGCGGCGGGCGAGTATCTGCGGGAGAAGCATGCATCGCTTTTCCGGCACGAAAAGCAGCGTACGCACTTCCACAACGGCATGTTCCACGGGTTCGACTTCGACCCGACCATGCTCCGCATTGGTTCTATGAACATGGTGTTGCACGGGGTTGAGAACCCCGATGTCAGCTATCGTGACAGCCTTGCACAGGAGCATGACGCTGATGCGGGGCGTTATTCCCTCATTCTCGCCAACCCACCGTTTGCAGGTTCGCTGGATTATGACACGACCGCGAAAGACCTTCAGCAAATCGTCAAGACGAAGAAGACCGAGCTTCTCTTCCTCGCGCTCTTCCTGCGCCTTCTGAAAACCGGCGGGCGCGCGGCGGTGATCGTGCCGGACGGCGTTCTCTTCGGCTCTTCCACGGCGCACAAGACGCTGCGTGAAATGCTGGTCGAAAAGCACAAGCTGGAGGCGGTGCTGAAACTGCCCTCCGGGGTGTTCCGGCCCTATGCGGGCGTCTCTACCGCGATCCTCTTCTTCACAAAGACCGGCGTGGGCGGCACCGATCACGTCTGGTTCTATGACCTCCAGGCCGATGGCCAGAGCCTCGATGACAAACGCACCGAGCTGTTGGCTCCAGAAAAACTGGGAGCGACGCCGCGCGAGGCGCTAGTCGAGGGCGAGCACGACAAGAACAATCTACCGGACGCGCTCGCCCGCTGGTTCGCGCGCGACGCGGCTGAGCGGGAGAACCCGCGCACGGCGCAGAGCTTCTGCGTGCCGAAGGCCGAGATCGCCGCGACCGGAACTTACGACCTCTCGCTCAACCGCTACAAGCAGGTGGAGCATGAGGAGGTGGAGCACGAAAGCCCCGCCGCTATAATCGCCGACCTGCGCAAGCTGGAGGACGAGATAAGCAAAAGCCTCACCAACCTGGAGGCAATGCTGGGATGA
- a CDS encoding CBASS oligonucleotide cyclase: MNELLADANSRDAKLARERIDSVLLSLDDAFEESFTSLMGGSVAKHTYVDGLSDVDALVVVNGTQFEGTKPESVLAQFASVLGKENPDAEVSVGKMAVTMRFNDGMELQLLPAIRTSTGLRIPSSRTEEWSNVVKPKKFQETLSHLNNLCGSKLVPTIKLAKSVIAGLPSDNRLSGYHIESLAIEVFKNYRGVHTTKEMLPHFFRQAKGLVAQPIADSTGQSRHVDDYLGPSGSPMRRDSELLLDRISKRFDVAEATRSVQQWRMVFE; this comes from the coding sequence TTGAACGAATTGCTTGCTGACGCGAATAGTCGCGATGCAAAGTTGGCAAGAGAACGTATCGACAGTGTACTGTTGTCTTTGGATGACGCATTTGAAGAATCTTTTACGTCATTGATGGGCGGCTCAGTTGCCAAGCATACCTACGTTGATGGCCTCAGCGACGTGGACGCTCTTGTGGTCGTGAATGGCACCCAATTTGAAGGAACGAAGCCGGAAAGTGTGCTTGCTCAATTTGCTTCTGTCCTCGGAAAAGAAAATCCTGATGCAGAGGTTTCTGTGGGAAAAATGGCGGTCACAATGCGGTTTAACGATGGCATGGAACTGCAACTTCTGCCTGCCATTCGAACTTCAACGGGACTGAGAATTCCTTCATCTCGAACGGAAGAATGGTCGAATGTGGTCAAACCAAAAAAGTTCCAAGAAACACTGTCCCACCTAAACAACCTATGTGGCTCAAAGCTAGTGCCAACGATAAAGTTGGCGAAATCTGTCATCGCGGGACTCCCGTCCGACAATCGACTTTCCGGCTACCATATCGAAAGCTTAGCGATAGAAGTTTTCAAGAATTATCGCGGCGTTCACACGACAAAAGAAATGCTCCCTCACTTTTTTCGACAAGCAAAAGGTCTGGTCGCGCAACCCATTGCTGACAGCACAGGACAATCTCGGCATGTAGACGATTACCTAGGGCCGAGCGGCAGCCCGATGCGCAGGGACTCTGAGTTGTTGCTTGATCGAATTTCAAAACGCTTTGACGTTGCAGAGGCTACACGAAGCGTTCAACAATGGCGCATGGTTTTTGAGTAA
- a CDS encoding restriction endonuclease subunit S, with amino-acid sequence MNWPLRTLDEIFEIARGGSPRPIDQFITDADDGVNWIMIGDASNSSKHIRETKKKIKPSGVSRSRLVKPGDFLLTNSMSFGRPYILDTHGCIHDGWLVLSPRRANVDHDYFYHLLGSPAIFGQFEKLAAGATVKNLNIDLVKRVIVALPPLEEQKRIAAILDQADELRRKRQRALDRLNQLGQAIFIDMFGDGASFESASLRTLGRVSTGSTPPTSDADSFGGPVPFVTPGDLGSGEAVKRSLTEAGAQKSRLVGPGATLVCCIGATIGKMGQARERSAFNQQINAVDWGDRIGAAFGFFAVQQIRSLIIHKGKGASTTLPILKKSEFEKLEIFVPPMVEQQEFAHRVGIVQCSLTDASLHNSRLEELFASLQHRAFRGEL; translated from the coding sequence ATGAATTGGCCCCTCAGAACGCTTGACGAGATTTTCGAGATCGCGCGCGGAGGCTCGCCCCGTCCGATTGACCAATTCATCACGGATGCGGACGACGGCGTGAATTGGATCATGATCGGCGATGCGTCAAACAGCTCGAAGCACATTCGTGAGACCAAGAAAAAGATCAAACCATCTGGGGTATCACGGTCCCGATTGGTTAAACCGGGTGACTTCCTTCTCACAAACTCTATGAGCTTCGGAAGGCCTTACATCCTCGATACACACGGTTGCATACATGACGGCTGGCTTGTTCTTAGTCCACGCCGCGCCAACGTGGATCACGACTATTTTTATCACTTGCTCGGCTCGCCTGCGATCTTCGGGCAATTTGAGAAACTGGCGGCGGGCGCGACGGTCAAGAACCTGAACATCGACTTGGTCAAAAGAGTCATCGTCGCGCTCCCTCCGCTGGAGGAGCAGAAGCGGATTGCGGCGATCCTGGATCAGGCCGATGAGCTGCGCCGCAAACGCCAGCGCGCCCTCGACCGCCTCAACCAACTCGGCCAAGCCATCTTCATCGACATGTTTGGTGATGGGGCCTCGTTCGAGAGCGCATCACTCAGAACGTTAGGAAGAGTCTCAACTGGCTCAACGCCACCCACCTCTGATGCGGATAGCTTCGGCGGACCGGTGCCCTTTGTCACGCCAGGAGACCTCGGCTCCGGTGAAGCCGTAAAACGAAGTCTGACTGAAGCCGGTGCTCAGAAGTCACGATTGGTCGGCCCTGGAGCCACGTTGGTGTGCTGTATCGGCGCGACCATCGGGAAGATGGGGCAAGCAAGGGAGCGGTCAGCGTTTAATCAACAGATAAACGCTGTTGATTGGGGTGATCGAATTGGGGCTGCCTTCGGCTTCTTTGCTGTTCAGCAAATTCGCAGCCTAATAATCCACAAGGGCAAGGGGGCATCCACTACGCTTCCAATACTGAAAAAATCTGAGTTTGAAAAACTAGAGATTTTTGTTCCGCCGATGGTTGAGCAGCAGGAATTCGCCCATCGTGTAGGTATTGTTCAATGTTCGCTGACCGACGCTTCATTACACAATAGCCGATTAGAGGAGCTGTTCGCTTCTCTCCAACACCGCGCATTCCGAGGAGAACTATAG
- a CDS encoding 7-cyano-7-deazaguanine synthase, which yields MTADDSIETVVLVSGGIDSAACAAMYANNGGSTTGVFVDYGHPAAIEEFASAEKVCAALGIPLLKTSFSTDRITGPGEIVGRNALLIWSAVFASGIKKGVIAIGVHAGTTYYDCSSTFITRMDNMLAESTNGLVRISAPFVNASKSEVFSYLQRSKVEASLTYSCESGSKEPCGICASCQDRTKLGLR from the coding sequence ATGACAGCAGACGATTCGATTGAAACTGTAGTGCTTGTCAGCGGTGGAATAGATTCTGCGGCTTGCGCAGCGATGTATGCAAACAATGGCGGATCTACAACAGGAGTTTTTGTCGATTACGGTCATCCAGCCGCGATAGAAGAGTTTGCCTCAGCAGAAAAAGTATGCGCTGCGTTGGGTATCCCACTCCTCAAAACATCGTTTTCAACTGACCGCATCACTGGCCCCGGTGAAATTGTCGGGCGCAATGCCCTCCTTATTTGGTCGGCTGTTTTTGCATCCGGCATCAAAAAAGGAGTGATAGCAATTGGAGTTCACGCGGGAACTACATACTACGATTGTTCATCCACGTTTATAACGCGGATGGACAATATGTTGGCCGAATCAACCAACGGGCTAGTGCGCATCAGCGCCCCGTTTGTAAATGCGTCGAAATCCGAAGTGTTCAGCTACTTGCAACGATCTAAAGTTGAGGCTTCATTAACTTACAGCTGCGAATCCGGCAGCAAAGAGCCTTGTGGGATATGTGCCTCATGCCAAGACCGAACAAAACTCGGCCTACGCTAA
- a CDS encoding DEAD/DEAH box helicase family protein: MTQFAFLQTEFPEVFALARKAEMSATTDARGACFHARLALETAVKWMYAHDRNLRSPYDTALSALIHEGTFRALVGNALVTKARIIKDYGNAAAHETRTIPPGNAIISVRELFHFSYWLVRTYARGNKPDAGLTFDQNALPRAVQVEASTLAKLQALAKERESTAKAHEDAESARIQSEADARARDAEIARLQAEIAAIKQANAATQDTHDYNEEETRDAFIDLLLREAGWPLDQKRDREFPVTGMPNTKGEGFVDYVLWGDDGIPLAVIEAKRTRRDARVGQQQAKLYADCLEKQFGIRPLIFYTNGYEHWLWDDERYPPRAVHGFLKKDELELWRQRKTARRMLSTTSIDGEIVERYYQTRAIRRVGEVFEKDHQRKALLVMATGSGKTRTVIALIDQLMRANWCKRMLFLADRVALVRQAHNNFKKHLPSAPSANLIQAHDPQKNNHHAARVCLSTYPTMMNLIDEMENGQRRFGPGHFDLIVIDEAHRSIYRKYRSIFDYFDSLLVGLTATPRDEIDRDTYSLFELERGVPTDSYDLDQAVADRFLVPPRAISVPLRFVREGIKYDDLSDEEKTKWDALEWEGKLPPGDVDANAVNKWLFNTDTVDKVLKHLMTYGLKVASGDRLGKTIIFAKNHEHAKFICERFDANYPHLKGHFARVVDYQTEYAQSLIDDFSVPERAPHIAISVDMLDTGIDVPEVVNLVFFKIVRSKTKFWQMIGRGTRLSPDLFGPGQHKSEFYIFDFCQNFEFFNQNPKVTEGALGRSLSQRLFATRVEIASALQGLPQDERGDGLDKLDTDTRRRLLDEVTSMSLENFLVRAKRRAVETFQQPEAWIDLSADDRETLINEIAGLPTALIDDDVAAKQFDMLVLNGQLALLCGKASFARCKEKVMAIAAKLEALGNVPMVAAVMTLILEAQTDDFWQDMDAWSLEQMRRRLRDLIKLIEGEDRVLVYTDFSDEIGEATIVTIPSASIGTDKARFQMKVQEFLRRHLDHISVQKLRRNEQLTQQDLSELERILVEQAGATDSDLEEVRAFGGLGLFVRSLVGLEREAAKAAFSEFLANRNLNANQIEFVNLIIEHLTERGAMDPRRLYESPFTDFDDQGISGIFAQNDVQLIVHLLTEVGRRAAA; this comes from the coding sequence ATGACCCAGTTCGCCTTCCTCCAGACCGAGTTTCCCGAGGTCTTCGCCTTAGCGAGGAAGGCGGAGATGTCTGCGACCACAGACGCGCGCGGGGCATGCTTCCATGCGCGCCTTGCACTGGAGACGGCGGTCAAGTGGATGTACGCCCACGATCGCAACCTTCGCTCTCCCTACGACACCGCGCTCTCCGCACTGATCCATGAAGGCACTTTCCGGGCCTTGGTTGGCAACGCTCTCGTCACCAAAGCGCGCATCATCAAGGACTACGGCAACGCCGCTGCGCACGAGACACGCACCATACCGCCCGGCAACGCCATCATCTCCGTGCGCGAACTGTTCCATTTCAGCTATTGGCTGGTGCGTACCTATGCGCGCGGGAATAAGCCTGATGCAGGGCTGACCTTCGACCAGAACGCGTTGCCCCGAGCCGTCCAAGTCGAGGCCTCTACCCTCGCCAAGTTGCAAGCTCTAGCGAAGGAGCGTGAGAGCACCGCAAAGGCGCATGAGGATGCGGAATCTGCACGCATCCAAAGCGAAGCAGACGCAAGAGCACGCGATGCGGAGATCGCACGGCTTCAAGCCGAGATCGCCGCCATCAAACAGGCCAATGCCGCGACGCAAGACACCCATGACTACAATGAAGAGGAAACCCGCGACGCATTCATCGACTTGCTCTTGCGCGAAGCGGGCTGGCCGCTCGATCAGAAGCGGGACAGAGAGTTTCCCGTCACCGGCATGCCCAACACAAAAGGGGAGGGGTTTGTCGATTACGTGCTCTGGGGTGATGACGGTATACCGCTCGCCGTCATCGAAGCAAAGCGCACTCGCCGAGATGCGCGCGTCGGCCAGCAGCAGGCCAAGCTTTACGCGGATTGCTTGGAGAAGCAGTTTGGCATCCGCCCCCTGATATTTTACACGAACGGATATGAGCACTGGCTCTGGGATGATGAACGCTACCCGCCGCGCGCCGTGCATGGGTTTCTGAAGAAAGACGAGCTGGAACTGTGGCGGCAGCGAAAGACCGCTCGCCGCATGCTATCGACGACCAGCATCGATGGCGAAATCGTCGAGCGCTATTACCAGACCCGCGCCATCAGGCGTGTCGGTGAAGTGTTCGAAAAAGATCATCAGCGCAAAGCGCTGTTGGTTATGGCAACCGGCAGCGGCAAGACCCGAACGGTTATCGCGCTGATCGATCAGTTGATGCGCGCCAATTGGTGCAAACGCATGCTATTCCTCGCCGATCGCGTTGCCCTCGTCCGGCAAGCACACAATAATTTCAAAAAACACCTGCCTTCTGCGCCAAGCGCCAACTTGATACAGGCGCACGATCCACAGAAGAACAACCATCACGCGGCCCGCGTGTGTCTTTCGACCTATCCCACGATGATGAATCTCATTGACGAGATGGAGAACGGACAGCGTCGTTTCGGCCCTGGCCATTTCGATCTGATCGTCATCGATGAGGCGCACCGGTCTATCTATCGGAAGTATCGATCGATCTTTGACTATTTCGACAGCTTGCTTGTCGGTCTCACAGCCACGCCGCGCGACGAAATCGATCGCGATACCTACTCACTCTTCGAGCTGGAGCGCGGTGTTCCGACTGACTCATACGATCTGGATCAGGCCGTTGCCGATCGCTTTCTGGTGCCACCGCGCGCGATTTCTGTCCCGTTGCGTTTCGTGCGGGAGGGCATCAAGTATGACGACCTCTCCGATGAGGAAAAGACGAAGTGGGACGCGCTGGAATGGGAGGGCAAGCTTCCCCCTGGCGATGTCGATGCGAACGCGGTCAATAAATGGCTCTTTAACACTGACACGGTCGACAAGGTGCTCAAGCATCTAATGACCTACGGCCTAAAGGTCGCGAGCGGCGATCGGCTGGGTAAGACGATCATCTTTGCGAAGAACCATGAGCATGCCAAGTTCATCTGCGAGCGGTTCGATGCAAACTATCCGCATCTGAAGGGCCATTTTGCCCGCGTTGTCGATTATCAGACAGAATATGCGCAGTCGTTAATCGATGACTTTTCGGTGCCAGAACGCGCGCCGCATATCGCCATCTCAGTGGACATGCTGGATACTGGTATTGACGTACCGGAAGTGGTCAACCTCGTTTTTTTCAAGATCGTTCGTTCAAAGACCAAGTTCTGGCAGATGATTGGGCGCGGAACGCGATTGAGTCCCGATCTCTTTGGTCCAGGACAGCACAAGTCAGAGTTCTACATTTTCGATTTCTGTCAGAACTTCGAATTCTTCAACCAGAACCCTAAGGTGACGGAAGGCGCACTTGGACGCTCTCTCAGCCAAAGGCTTTTTGCGACACGTGTAGAGATCGCAAGCGCTCTCCAGGGTTTGCCGCAAGACGAGCGTGGCGATGGGCTCGATAAACTCGACACAGACACTCGTCGTCGCCTTCTGGACGAAGTGACAAGTATGAGCCTTGAGAATTTTCTCGTGCGCGCCAAGCGGCGCGCGGTTGAGACGTTCCAACAGCCCGAGGCTTGGATAGACCTATCTGCCGACGATCGTGAAACTCTAATCAATGAGATCGCTGGGCTGCCCACAGCTCTTATTGATGACGATGTGGCAGCCAAACAGTTCGATATGCTCGTCTTAAACGGTCAGCTCGCCTTGTTGTGCGGAAAAGCCAGCTTCGCGCGATGCAAAGAGAAGGTGATGGCGATTGCCGCCAAGCTTGAGGCATTGGGTAACGTGCCAATGGTTGCCGCTGTCATGACATTGATCTTGGAAGCGCAAACTGATGACTTCTGGCAGGATATGGACGCTTGGTCTCTAGAGCAGATGCGCCGCCGACTGCGCGATCTTATCAAGCTCATTGAAGGGGAAGATCGCGTTCTCGTATACACAGATTTTTCCGACGAGATAGGCGAGGCGACGATTGTCACTATCCCGAGCGCTAGCATTGGGACAGACAAAGCCCGCTTCCAGATGAAGGTCCAAGAATTTCTCAGGCGCCATCTCGACCATATTTCTGTTCAGAAGCTTAGACGAAATGAACAGCTAACGCAGCAGGATTTGAGTGAATTGGAACGCATCCTAGTGGAGCAAGCTGGTGCAACGGACAGCGACCTGGAAGAGGTTCGCGCTTTCGGTGGACTCGGTCTCTTCGTTCGTTCGCTAGTTGGTCTGGAGCGTGAAGCCGCTAAAGCTGCATTTTCAGAGTTTCTCGCTAATCGAAACTTGAATGCAAACCAGATTGAATTTGTGAACCTGATCATCGAGCATCTTACCGAGCGGGGCGCTATGGATCCGCGTCGCCTCTATGAAAGTCCATTCACAGATTTTGATGATCAAGGGATCAGTGGAATCTTTGCGCAAAATGACGTGCAGCTGATTGTGCATCTCCTGACCGAGGTTGGAAGGCGGGCGGCGGCATAA
- a CDS encoding helix-turn-helix domain-containing protein gives MDIRQKFGKRLRQLREERGWSQEEFADRAGLHRTYVSAVERGVRNPTLSVLERLAKALDIKLSELVQSV, from the coding sequence ATGGATATCCGACAGAAATTTGGCAAACGGCTCCGCCAGCTGCGCGAAGAGCGCGGCTGGTCACAGGAAGAATTTGCGGACCGGGCAGGGCTACACAGGACTTACGTTTCGGCGGTGGAGCGGGGTGTCAGAAACCCCACGCTTTCGGTCCTGGAGCGGCTGGCGAAGGCGCTGGACATTAAGCTTTCGGAATTAGTCCAGTCAGTGTGA